In one window of Drosophila innubila isolate TH190305 chromosome 2L unlocalized genomic scaffold, UK_Dinn_1.0 4_B_2L, whole genome shotgun sequence DNA:
- the LOC117781256 gene encoding transcription factor glial cells missing, with protein sequence MVLNALPLPSPPASTSRIQIEWDINDTIVPTVSEHDDFNDWANGHCRLIYAAHSEDAKKHASGWAMRNTNNHNVNILKKSCLGVLLCSAKCRLPNGASVHLRPAICDKARRKQQGKQCPNRNCNGRLEIQPCRGHCGYPVTHFWRRAGNAIYFQAKGTHDHPRPEAKGSTEARRLLAGGRRVRSLAVMLARDAALSDKLCSLRPNKRQAKTQLLQENGGKRKQRVSDVETVNMDYPLVNAAINTTTPTTPPAAIFNPGQTNYMTPQWSTDSYYPQDASYNGVGDIYGYDMLPSPISSNSSTASYYTEVQQQTQPLSLPLPPQSYELATTATATTTTANASGYQAGLNLYESCDDTSSLKSSSGYSSEDFGYFNGYVPQTLDISGSSNANANANANSNTNPNTDSFYTPNSEIFNVFDPNINGGVGNTVELLYDEAYAYQQQQQQQQQQSFVKAEYQQQQQQPQQQQQLHQTTDYYYSNTGVDNAWNIQMNANLTPTSYQSLDPAIGVFC encoded by the exons ATGGTGTTGAATGCTCTGCCTTTACCGAGTCCGCCGGCGAGCACGTCGCGCATTCAAATCGAGTGGGATATCAATGATACGATTGTGCCGACGGTCAGCGAGCATGATGACTTCAATGATTGGGCCAATGGACATTGTCGCTTGATCTATGCCGCCCACAGTGAGGATGCCAAGAAGCATGCCAGCGGCTGGGCCATGCgcaacaccaacaaccacaacgtCAACATCCTGAAGAAGAGCTGTCTGGGCGTTCTCCTCTGCAGCGCCAAGTGCCGACTGCCAAATGGCGCCAGCGTTCATTTGCGTCCCGCAATTTGCGACAAGGCGCGACGCAAGCAACAAGGCAAACAGTGTCCCAATAG GAATTGCAATGGTCGCCTGGAAATACAACCATGTCGCGGGCATTGCGGCTATCCGGTCACACACTTCTGGCGCCGTGCGGGGAATGCCATTTATTTCCAAGCCAAGGGCACTCACGATCATCCCCGTCCGGAGGCCAAGGGCTCCACGGAGGCGCGTCGTCTGCTCGCGGGCGGAAGACGCGTGCGCAGCTTGGCCGTCATGCTAGCCCGGGATGCGGCTCTGAGTGACAAACTCTGCAGTCTGCGGCCGAATAAGCGTCAGGCCAAGACGCAGTTGCTCCAGGAGAACGGCGGCAAACGCAAACAACGTGTCAGCGATGTGGAGACAGTCAACATGGATTATCCGTTGGTGAATGCCGCCATAAACACAACTACTCCAACTACTCCCCCTGCTGCAATCTTCAATCCAGGCCAGACGAACTACATGACACCGCAATGGAGCACCGACTCTTATTATCCCCAAGACGCGAGCTACAATGGAGTCGGCGACATCTATGGCTACGACATGTTGCCCTCGCCAATTTCCTCCAACAGCTCCACAGCGAGTTACTACACCGAGGTGCAACAACAGACGCAGCCACTGTcattgccactgccaccaCAGAGCTATGAACTTGccacaacagccacagcaacaacaacaactgcgaaTGCATCTGGCTATCAGGCTGGTCTGAATCTCTATGAGAGCTGCGATGACACCTCCAGCTTGAAGAGCAGCTCCGGCTACAGCTCCGAGGATTTTGGCTACTTCAATGGTTATGTGCCACAAACGCTGGACATTAGTGGCAGctccaatgccaatgccaatgccaacgcCAATTCCAATACCAACCCCAATACCGATAGCTTCTATACGCCCAACTCGGAGATCTTCAATGTCTTTGATCCGAATATTAATGGCGGCGTTGGCAACACTGTAGAGTTGCTGTACGATGAGGCATATGcttatcagcagcagcaacaacaacaacaacagcaatcctTCGTTAAGGCTGAgtaccaacagcaacaacagcaaccacaacaacaacaacaactccatcAGACTACGGATTATTATTACAGCAACACGGGCGTAGATAACGCTTGGAATATTCAAATGAACGCAAATCTCACGCCAACTTCATATCAGAGTCTAGATCCTGCCATTGGCGTCTTTTGCTAA